One window of the Anaerolineae bacterium genome contains the following:
- a CDS encoding YtxH domain-containing protein has product MQTSQRNQGEGAFVLGMLLGGVVGAIAGMWRSPRSGAETRQELVKLASEALASVQRAILGERPVDALAEGKAIARQRRIELSLNK; this is encoded by the coding sequence ATGCAGACTTCACAGAGAAATCAGGGTGAAGGAGCGTTTGTCCTGGGGATGCTGCTGGGCGGTGTAGTCGGTGCTATTGCAGGCATGTGGCGCAGCCCACGCAGCGGCGCGGAAACCCGCCAGGAACTGGTCAAACTGGCCAGCGAGGCGCTGGCCAGCGTACAGCGGGCCATCCTGGGGGAACGTCCGGTTGACGCCCTCGCAGAAGGCAAAGCCATCGCCCGCCAACGCCGGATCGAGCTTTCCCTCAACAAGTGA